One part of the Anaeromyxobacter sp. Fw109-5 genome encodes these proteins:
- a CDS encoding zinc metalloprotease HtpX has protein sequence MAWNEATTPRGMPRASGGFGRNYVKTAMLMAFLIAILAIGGQMVGGTGGMLLFGAIGLVFNLLSYWFSDRIALMAHRAQPVTREQLPDVYEIVERLTRKAGIPMPRVFVIPSATPNAFATGRNPSHSAVAVTQGILGILDKRQLEGVLAHELAHVRNRDVLIATIAAAVAGLIASLGHMIQWGAIFGGFGGRSDDERGNVFAALAWALLAPIIALIVQLAVSRSREFGADASGAELTGDPDALAEALLALERGNEVRPYAYGGPATAHLFIVNPFRGAGGKMLQLFSTHPPIEARVERLRQMRRGVRYG, from the coding sequence ATGGCCTGGAACGAAGCGACGACGCCTCGCGGGATGCCGCGCGCCAGCGGCGGGTTCGGACGCAACTACGTCAAGACCGCCATGCTGATGGCCTTCCTCATCGCGATCCTCGCGATCGGCGGCCAGATGGTCGGCGGCACCGGCGGGATGCTCCTCTTCGGCGCCATCGGCCTCGTGTTCAACCTCCTGTCGTACTGGTTCTCGGACCGGATCGCGCTCATGGCGCATCGCGCCCAGCCGGTCACGCGCGAGCAGCTCCCCGACGTCTACGAGATCGTCGAGCGGCTCACGCGCAAGGCGGGCATCCCGATGCCCCGCGTGTTCGTCATCCCCTCCGCGACCCCCAACGCCTTCGCGACCGGCCGCAACCCGAGCCACTCCGCGGTGGCGGTGACGCAGGGCATCCTCGGGATCCTCGACAAGCGGCAGCTCGAGGGGGTCCTCGCGCACGAGCTCGCGCACGTGCGGAACCGCGACGTGCTCATCGCCACGATCGCCGCCGCGGTCGCGGGGCTCATCGCCTCGCTCGGCCACATGATCCAGTGGGGCGCCATCTTCGGCGGCTTCGGCGGCCGCTCCGACGACGAGCGCGGCAACGTCTTCGCGGCGCTCGCCTGGGCGCTGCTCGCGCCCATCATCGCCCTGATCGTGCAGCTCGCGGTGTCTCGCTCGCGCGAGTTCGGCGCGGACGCGTCGGGCGCGGAGCTGACCGGCGACCCCGACGCCCTGGCGGAGGCGCTCCTCGCGCTCGAGCGCGGCAACGAGGTCCGGCCCTACGCCTACGGCGGCCCGGCCACGGCGCACCTGTTCATCGTGAACCCGTTCCGCGGCGCGGGCGGGAAGATGCTCCAGCTCTTCTCGACGCACCCGCCCATCGAGGCGCGCGTGGAGCGGCTGAGGCAGATGCGCCGCGGCGTCCGCTACGGGTAG